One segment of Theobroma cacao cultivar B97-61/B2 chromosome 9, Criollo_cocoa_genome_V2, whole genome shotgun sequence DNA contains the following:
- the LOC18588402 gene encoding putative GATA transcription factor 22, whose amino-acid sequence MTSSNCYSSLYPFPIDLNEDDQHQQHQLFSLKPQPPSLSSSSLTCPILFNPVVQEQAGGHQREPHQHFQYQEDQAKIYVPQDEPLESDSGLNLSLFKKEEGNENHQIEDSSAKWMSSKMRMMRKMMSSDRADLSNSSTPKLEEPKQQPSSSPDNSSNSSYNNNDNITIRVCADCNTTKTPLWRSGPRGPKSLCNACGIRQRKARRAMAAAAAANGTIVAAQTTPTMKSKVQDKSKRSSNSGCVAQLKKKCKHSSQSQGRKKLCFEDLRIILSKNSAFHRVFPQDEKEAAILLMALSYGLVHG is encoded by the exons ATGACTTCTAGTAATTGCTATTCATCTCTTTATCCTTTTCCTATTGACCTTAACGAAGATGATCAACACCAACAGCACCAGCTTTTCAGCTTAAAACCCCAACCACCttctttatcttcttcttctcttacTTGTCCTATTCTCTTCAACCCAGTTGTTCAAGAACAAGCAGGGGGTCATCAAAGGGAACCCCATCAGCACTTCCAGTATCAAGAAGATCAG GCTAAAATATATGTTCCGCAAGATGAACCATTGGAGAGTGACAGTGGGCTCAACTTATCTTTattcaaaaaagaagaagggaatgaaaatcatcaaattgAGGATAGTTCTGCTAAGTGGATGTCTTCAAAGATGAGGATGATGAGGAAGATGATGAGCTCGGATCGCGCAGATTTATCGAATAGCTCTACACCGAAATTGGAAGAGCCAAAGCAGCAGCCATCATCATCTCCAGATAACAGCAGCAACTCTTCTTACAACAATAACGACAACATCACAATTAGGGTTTGTGCTGATTGCAACACAACCAAGACTCCTCTTTGGAGGAGCGGACCTAGAGGTCCCAAG TCCCTTTGCAACGCCTGTGGAATTCGACAAAGAAAAGCAAGACGAGCTATGGCTGCAGCGGCGGCGGCAAATGGCACTATTGTTGCAGCTCAGACAACGCCAACGATGAAGAGTAAGGTTCAAGATAAGTCCAAGAGATCAAGTAATAGTGGTTGCGTTGCAcagttgaagaaaaagtgcaaACATAGTTCCCAATCTCAAGGTAGAAAGAAGCTTTGTTTTGAGGACTTGAGGATAATCTTGAGCAAGAACTCGGCTTTTCATCGAGTTTTCCCTCAGGATGAGAAGGAAGCCGCGATCCTGCTGATGGCTTTGTCGTACGGACTTGTTCATGGTTGA
- the LOC18588401 gene encoding beta-galactosidase — translation MWNRDMLSRVTVFMLWLLFSSWVFSVSATVSYDSKAIIINGRRRILLSGSIHYPRSTPQMWPDLIAKAKEGGLDVIQTYVFWNGHEPSPGKYYFDDRYDLVRFIKLVQQAGLYVHLRIGPYVCAEWNFGGFPVWLKYVPGIVFRTDNGPFKAAMQKFTEKIVSMMKAEKLFQTQGGPIIMSQIENEFGPVEWEIGAPGKAYTKWAAQMAVGLGTGVPWIMCKQDDAPDPVINTCNGFYCENFTPNAKYKPKMWTENWTGWFTEFGGAVPTRPAEDIAFSVARFIQNGGSFVNYYMYHGGTNFGRTAGGPFIATSYDYDAPIDEYGLPREPKWGHLRDLHKAIKLSEPALVSADPTVTSLGSNQEAHVFKAKSGACAAFLANYDTKYSVKVTFGNVQYDLPAWSISILPDCKTAVFNTARLGAQSSQKKMETVNSAFSWQSYNEESPSADDQDATVKDGLLEQIYVTRDASDYLWYMTDVQIDPNEGFLTSGQDPSLTIWSAGHALHVFINGQLSGTAYGELDNPKLTFSKNVKLRAGINKISLLSIAVGLPNVGVHFETWNAGVLGPVTLKGLNEGSRDLSKQKWSYKIGLKGEALSLHTVTGSSSVEWVKGSLLVKKQPMTWYKTTFNAPGGNEPLALDMSSMGKGQIWINGQSIGRHWPGYIARGACGACDYAGTYSDKKCRTNCGEPSQRWYHVPRSWLNPSGNLMVVFEEWGGDPSGISLVKRTTGSVCADIFEAQPTMKNWGMLASGKINRPKAHLWCPPGQKISEIKFASYGMPEGTCGSFSEGSCHAHRSYDAFQKNCIGKQSCSVTVAPEVFGGDPCPDSMKKLSVEAACN, via the exons ATGTGGAACAGAGACATGTTGTCAAGGGTCACCGTGTTCATGTTATGGCTATTGTTTTCTTCTTGGGTTTTTTCAGTTTCAGCTACTGTTTCTTATGACAGTAAAGCTATCATCATTAATGGCAGGAGAAGGATTCTTCTTTCTGGCTCCATTCATTACCCCAGAAGCACTCCGCAG ATGTGGCCTGATCTTATAGCAAAGGCTAAAGAAGGAGGCTTGGATGTTATACAAACTTATGTTTTCTGGAACGGACACGAGCCTTCTCCTGGAAAA TATTATTTTGACGATAGGTATGATCTGGTTCGATTTATTAAGCTGGTGCAACAGGCTGGACTTTATGTTCATCTCCGGATTGGTCCCTATGTTTGTGCTGAATGGAACTTTGG GGGATTTCCTGTGTGGCTGAAATATGTCCCCGGCATTGTTTTCAGGACAGACAATGGACCTTTCAAG GCTGCAATGCAAAAATTCACAGAGAAGATAGTCAGCATGATGAAAGCAGAAAAGCTGTTTCAGACTCAAGGAGGTCCAATAATTATGTCTCAG attgaaaatgaatttggtCCTGTTGAATGGGAAATTGGTGCTCCAGGTAAAGCTTACACCAAATGGGCTGCACAAATGGCAGTGGGACTTGGCACTGGAGTCCCATGGATTATGTGCAAGCAAGATGATGCTCCTGACCCTGTG ATAAACACCTGCAATGGATTCTACTGTGAAAATTTTACTCCCAACGCGAAATACAAACCAAAGATGTGGACAGAGAACTGGACTGGCTG GTTTACAGAGTTTGGTGGTGCTGTCCCTACCAGACCTGCAGAAGACATAGCATTTTCAGTTGCACGATTCATTCAGAATGGTGGTTCAtttgttaattattatatG TACCATGGAGGAACCAATTTTGGGCGGACAGCTGGTGGTCCCTTCATTGCTACCAGCTATGACTATGATGCTCCTATTGATGAATATG GGCTACCAAGGGAACCAAAATGGGGACATCTGAGAGATTTGCATAAAGCCATCAAATTAAGTGAACCAGCTTTAGTTTCTGCAGATCCTACCGTGACTTCACTTGGAAGTAATCAGGAG GCTCACGTATTCAAGGCAAAGTCTGGTGCATGTGCTGCATTCCTTGCAAACTATGACACAAAATACTCTGTAAAAGTAACTTTCGGAAATGTGCAATATGACTTACCAGCTTGGTCCATCAGCATCCTTCCCGACTGTAAAACTGCTGTTTTCAACACTGCCAGG CTTGGTGCCCAAAGCTCACAAAAGAAGATGGAAACTGTAAACAGCGCATTCTCTTGGCAATCATATAATGAAGAAAGCCCCTCTGCTGATGATCAGGATGCAACTGTAAAAGACGGGCTCTTGGAACAGATATATGTCACCAGAGATGCTTCAGATTATTTGTGGTACATGACAGA TGTACAAATAGATCCTAATGAAGGATTTTTGACAAGTGGACAAGATCCTTCTCTGACCATTTGGTCAGCAGGTCATGCTTTGCATGTTTTCATTAATGGTCAATTATCCG GGACTGCGTATGGGGAATTGGACAATCCAAAATTAACATTCAGCAAAAATGTCAAACTACGAGCTGGGATTAACAAGATTTCTTTATTAAGCATTGCAGTGGGACTTCCA AATGTTGGCGTTCATTTTGAGACATGGAATGCTGGGGTTCTAGGTCCTGTTACATTGAAGGGTCTCAATGAGGGGTCAAGAGACTTATCTAAGCAGAAATGGTCTTACAAG ATTGGTCTAAAAGGGGAGGCCTTAAGCCTTCATACCGTTACTGGAAGCTCCTCTGTTGAATGGGTCAAAGGATCGCTATTGGTAAAGAAACAACCTATGACTTGGTACAAG ACAACTTTTAATGCACCGGGTGGCAATGAACCATTGGCTTTAGATATGAGTAGCATGGGAAAAGGGCAAATATGGATAAATGGCCAGAGCATTGGACGCCACTGGCCTGGATATATAGCACGTGGTGCGTGTGGTGCTTGTGATTATGCTGGAACTTATAGTGATAAGAAATGCCGAACTAATTGTGGAGAGCCGTCTCAAAGATG GTACCATGTTCCACGCTCATGGCTGAACCCAAGTGGAAACCTCATGGTTGTGTTTGAAGAATGGGGTGGTGATCCATCTGGAATTTCTTTGGTCAAAAGAACAACCGGAAGTGTTTGTGCTGATATTTTTGAAGCGCAACCAACAATGAAGAATTGGGGAATGCTAGCTTCTGGCAAAATCAATCGACCCAAAGCCCATTTGTGGTGTCCTCCTGGGCAGAAAATTTCTGAAATAAAGTTTGCTAGTTATGGAATGCCCGAGGGGACTTGTGGAAGCTTTAGTGAGGGAAGCTGCCATGCCCACAGGTCATATGATGCGTTTCAAAAG AATTGCATTGGAAAACAATCATGTTCGGTAACTGTGGCTCCAGAAGTTTTTGGAGGAGATCCATGTCCAGATAGCATGAAGAAGCTCTCAGTTGAAGCTGCCTGCAACTGA
- the LOC18588399 gene encoding beta-galactosidase 12, translating into MISEWRNYWPRNIESPYSGIWDMTRWRWSYKVAVEGEALSVYTFEGSSSWYKVKKPLTWYKATFDSPQGNDPLALDIHEHHGERWYEIPWSWLYPKGACWLSWKNGDRRTM; encoded by the exons ATGATTTCGGAATGGAGGAATTATTGGCCCCGTAACATTGAAAGCCCTTATTCAGGGATTTGGGACATGACTAGATGGAGATGGTCCTACAAG GTCGCTGTGGAAGGTGAAGCTTTGAGTGTCTATACATTCGAAGGCAGCTCCTCATGGTACAAGGTGAAGAAGCCCTTAACATGGTACAAG GCAACTTTCGATTCACCACAAGGCAATGATCCATTAGCTCTGGATATACATGAACACCATGGCGAAAGATG GTATGAAATTCCGTGGTCATGGCTGTACCCAAAAGGAGCTTGCTGGTTGTCCTGGAAGAATGGGGACAGAAGAACAATGTGA
- the LOC18588400 gene encoding uncharacterized protein LOC18588400 isoform X1, with product MATPQSITDLFARLAFHLQLPISERENEEEALNLAISKLNQSLNLNENHDSRVRVMDTALSLMCFKAPQVFDSVIEYLVKTIVSVLSSSVNCKVFLLQNQEFLLIGSASLGQNSVELVEMCNNVYAQLEGKGVFSHLLLRAVVRGTVLASRYQYSYPFVPILDVKSIEGRSAAVSKLHCHLPTELSLENEELPLRLLFWYLDPLILKQAISKILEDTTGRPFICLSEEFHQRIDWRSIIICLVLSPVMFIETRALLHSWFLKTGLASVLQLLVGLVSAVLDVISRPTWWGISMELGSKLPFSCAYFPNKNHLLRILAGTFSAENFLHLVHATSELVSLGKEQLHPAVKPKSMDVTSIDHKSLWALAVDFPDWFYFASCLLFPENSLRKEFHLKCTFAASKVGETHDKELLSISAARYISWILSPVSKSNQDLLVDFLTKISESWALKQYDSVMHNKEAAACKKKCKKPKLYDKREHYSLANEYDCQKMGIWLNEIENIYLQYANKTVNSSASADSNASHGSTQQNVLLRRIPLGILIGCPNCITEDACALLLHYAATGNILRPRETVTSGLRHVKQKSERQDLTIWMGKCSKRDVLAGACLVFTLTDAVDSISASLFDTEDSELEYIYQVKVKAGKYLMKCIKRLSQLNIDKDEVLTLRDLRSRLGRWRHQGQETLQVQNDIDDVINDLSQKLSSL from the exons ATGGCCACTCCACAATCAATCACCGACCTCTTCGCTCGACTCGCTTTTCACCTTCAATTACCGATCAGCGAACGCGAAAACGAAGAGGAAGCTCTCAATCTCGCAATTTCGAAGCTAAATCAATCTTTGAACCTCAACGAAAACCACGATTCTAGGGTTAGGGTTATGGATACCGCTCTCTCCCTTATGTGCTTCAAGGCACCCCAG GTTTTTGATTCGGTGATTGAGTATTTGGTGAAGACGATCGTCAGCGTTTTATCTTCTTCGGTTAATTGCAAAGTTTTTCTGCTTCAAAACCAAGAGTTTTTGCTTATAGGTAGCGCGAGCTTGGGTCAAAATAGCGTGGAATTGGTTGAAATGTGTAACAATGTTTATGCACAACTAGAGGGAAAAG GGGTGTTTTCTCATTTGCTTTTACGTGCTGTTGTAAGGGGAACAGTTTTGGCATCTCGCTATCAGTATTCATACCCATTTGTACCTATTCTTGATGTAAAATCAATTGAAGGAAGAAGCGCTGCTGTTTCAAAGTTGCACTGTCATTTACCCACAGAACTGTcccttgaaaatgaagagtTACCATTGAG GTTGCTATTCTGGTATCTTGACCCACTAATTCTAAAGCAAGCTATCTCAAAGATATTAGAAGATACCACAGGCAGGCCTTTCATTTGTTTGAGTGAGGAATTTCACCAGAGAATAGATTGGCGCTCTATCATTATATGCTTGGTGCTTTCCCCTGTTATGTTTATTGAGACCAGAGCTCTATTGCACAGCTGGTTTCTCAAGAC GGGTCTGGCTTCTGTACTTCAGCTTCTGGTTGGATTAGTGTCAGCAGTACTTGATGTGATTTCCAGACCAACATGGTGGGGCATATCCATGGAATTGGGATCTAAGCTGCCATTTTCCTGTGCATATTTCCCCAACAAGAACCATTTGTTGAGGATTTTAGCTGGAACCTTCTCTGCTGAAAATTTTCTGCATTTAGTTCATGCCACAAGTGAACTCGTTTCTCTTGGTAAGGAACAACTACATCCAGCCGTCAAGCCAAAATCAATGGACGTTACAAGCATTGATCACAAATCTCTCTG GGCTTTGGCTGTAGACTTCCCAGATTGGTTCTATTTTGCTTCTTGTCTACTTTTCCCTGAGAATAGTCTCCGAAAAgaatttcatttaaagtgCACATTTGCAGCATCTAAAGTTGGAGAAACACATGATAAGGAGTTGTTATCTATATCTGCAGCAAGGTATATTTCATGGATTCTGAGCCCCGTTAGTAAATCTAATCAGGATTTGCTAGTTGATTTTTTGACTAAAATATCAGAGTCTTGGGCTCTGAAACAATATGACTCAGTTATGCACAACAAAGAAGCAGCTGCCTGCAAGAAGAAATGTAAGAAACCAAAACTTTATGATAAAAGGGAGCATTATTCTCTGGCAAACGAGTATGATTGTCAAAAGATGGGAATCTGGCTcaatgaaattgaaaacataTACCTTCAGTATGCTAATAAAACTGTCAACAGTTCTGCATCTGCTGATTCAAATGCATCCCATGGTAGCACACAGCAAAATGTGCTTTTGAGGAGAATCCCTTTAGGCATCTTGATTGGGTGCCCCAATTGTATAACCGAGGATGCATGTGCACTGCTGCTGCACTATGCAGCAACTGGTAATATACTTCGGCCAAGGGAAACTGTGACATCTGGATTAAGACACGTAAAACAGAAGTCTGAAAGGCAGGACTTAACTATATGGATGGGCAAATGTAGTAAAAGAGATGTTTTAGCTGGTGCCTGTCTTGTTTTTACTTTGACAGATGCTGTAGATAGTATATCTGCTTCATTGTTCGATACTGAAGATAGTGAGTTAGAATATATTTACCAGGTGAAAGTAAAGGCTGGTAAGTATTTGATGAAGTGCATCAAGAGGCTAAGCCAGCTCAACATTGACAAAGATGAAGTTTTGACGTTAAGGGATCTACGTAGTAGATTGGGGCGATGGAGGCATCAAGGGCAAGAAACGTTACAAGTTCAGAATGATATAGATGATGTCATCAATGACTTGAGTCAGAAATTATCTTCATTATGA
- the LOC18588400 gene encoding uncharacterized protein LOC18588400 isoform X2: MCNNVYAQLEGKGVFSHLLLRAVVRGTVLASRYQYSYPFVPILDVKSIEGRSAAVSKLHCHLPTELSLENEELPLRLLFWYLDPLILKQAISKILEDTTGRPFICLSEEFHQRIDWRSIIICLVLSPVMFIETRALLHSWFLKTGLASVLQLLVGLVSAVLDVISRPTWWGISMELGSKLPFSCAYFPNKNHLLRILAGTFSAENFLHLVHATSELVSLGKEQLHPAVKPKSMDVTSIDHKSLWALAVDFPDWFYFASCLLFPENSLRKEFHLKCTFAASKVGETHDKELLSISAARYISWILSPVSKSNQDLLVDFLTKISESWALKQYDSVMHNKEAAACKKKCKKPKLYDKREHYSLANEYDCQKMGIWLNEIENIYLQYANKTVNSSASADSNASHGSTQQNVLLRRIPLGILIGCPNCITEDACALLLHYAATGNILRPRETVTSGLRHVKQKSERQDLTIWMGKCSKRDVLAGACLVFTLTDAVDSISASLFDTEDSELEYIYQVKVKAGKYLMKCIKRLSQLNIDKDEVLTLRDLRSRLGRWRHQGQETLQVQNDIDDVINDLSQKLSSL, translated from the exons ATGTGTAACAATGTTTATGCACAACTAGAGGGAAAAG GGGTGTTTTCTCATTTGCTTTTACGTGCTGTTGTAAGGGGAACAGTTTTGGCATCTCGCTATCAGTATTCATACCCATTTGTACCTATTCTTGATGTAAAATCAATTGAAGGAAGAAGCGCTGCTGTTTCAAAGTTGCACTGTCATTTACCCACAGAACTGTcccttgaaaatgaagagtTACCATTGAG GTTGCTATTCTGGTATCTTGACCCACTAATTCTAAAGCAAGCTATCTCAAAGATATTAGAAGATACCACAGGCAGGCCTTTCATTTGTTTGAGTGAGGAATTTCACCAGAGAATAGATTGGCGCTCTATCATTATATGCTTGGTGCTTTCCCCTGTTATGTTTATTGAGACCAGAGCTCTATTGCACAGCTGGTTTCTCAAGAC GGGTCTGGCTTCTGTACTTCAGCTTCTGGTTGGATTAGTGTCAGCAGTACTTGATGTGATTTCCAGACCAACATGGTGGGGCATATCCATGGAATTGGGATCTAAGCTGCCATTTTCCTGTGCATATTTCCCCAACAAGAACCATTTGTTGAGGATTTTAGCTGGAACCTTCTCTGCTGAAAATTTTCTGCATTTAGTTCATGCCACAAGTGAACTCGTTTCTCTTGGTAAGGAACAACTACATCCAGCCGTCAAGCCAAAATCAATGGACGTTACAAGCATTGATCACAAATCTCTCTG GGCTTTGGCTGTAGACTTCCCAGATTGGTTCTATTTTGCTTCTTGTCTACTTTTCCCTGAGAATAGTCTCCGAAAAgaatttcatttaaagtgCACATTTGCAGCATCTAAAGTTGGAGAAACACATGATAAGGAGTTGTTATCTATATCTGCAGCAAGGTATATTTCATGGATTCTGAGCCCCGTTAGTAAATCTAATCAGGATTTGCTAGTTGATTTTTTGACTAAAATATCAGAGTCTTGGGCTCTGAAACAATATGACTCAGTTATGCACAACAAAGAAGCAGCTGCCTGCAAGAAGAAATGTAAGAAACCAAAACTTTATGATAAAAGGGAGCATTATTCTCTGGCAAACGAGTATGATTGTCAAAAGATGGGAATCTGGCTcaatgaaattgaaaacataTACCTTCAGTATGCTAATAAAACTGTCAACAGTTCTGCATCTGCTGATTCAAATGCATCCCATGGTAGCACACAGCAAAATGTGCTTTTGAGGAGAATCCCTTTAGGCATCTTGATTGGGTGCCCCAATTGTATAACCGAGGATGCATGTGCACTGCTGCTGCACTATGCAGCAACTGGTAATATACTTCGGCCAAGGGAAACTGTGACATCTGGATTAAGACACGTAAAACAGAAGTCTGAAAGGCAGGACTTAACTATATGGATGGGCAAATGTAGTAAAAGAGATGTTTTAGCTGGTGCCTGTCTTGTTTTTACTTTGACAGATGCTGTAGATAGTATATCTGCTTCATTGTTCGATACTGAAGATAGTGAGTTAGAATATATTTACCAGGTGAAAGTAAAGGCTGGTAAGTATTTGATGAAGTGCATCAAGAGGCTAAGCCAGCTCAACATTGACAAAGATGAAGTTTTGACGTTAAGGGATCTACGTAGTAGATTGGGGCGATGGAGGCATCAAGGGCAAGAAACGTTACAAGTTCAGAATGATATAGATGATGTCATCAATGACTTGAGTCAGAAATTATCTTCATTATGA
- the LOC18588398 gene encoding probable polyamine oxidase 5 produces MAKKPRIVIIGAGMAGLTAANKLYTSTGSKDLFELFVVEGGTRIGGRINTSEFGGDRIEMGATWIHGIGGSPVHQIAQEIHALESDKPWECMDGFSDEPKTIAEGGFQLNASIVDPISTLFKNLMDFAQGKLTEDSAGSGDVRYYNFAAKAASKGCTSNGGFGNKSVGAFLRQGLDAYWDSSKDREELRGYGKWSRKLLGEAIFAMHEDTQRTYTSAGDLLTLDFEAESEYRMFPGEEITISKGYLSIIEYLASVLPPGVIQLGRKVSRIEWQPESHQSVEMANGYDSRPVKIHFFDGSVMLADHVIVTVSLGVLKAGTCQDSGMFNPPLPSFKTQAITRLGYGVVNKLFLQLCPTGKRKANDMNKFPSLQMVFHRSDSDLRHKKIPWWMRRTASLSPIYKNSSVLLSWFAGKEALELETLSDEEIINGVTTTVSSLLSQPHAAVKSNSHEFCNGNLKSVESLGDSEVRFAKVLKSKWGRDPLFLGSYSYVAVGSSGDDLDTMAEPLPKVGSSESAGVHPLQILFAGEATHRTHYSTTHGAYFSGLREANRLLQHYHCVGV; encoded by the coding sequence ATGGCCAAGAAGCCAAGAATTGTAATAATCGGAGCAGGGATGGCTGGTCTTACTGCAGCTAACAAGCTCTATACTTCCACTGGCTCCAAAGATTTGTTTGAGCTATTTGTTGTTGAAGGTGGCACTAGAATTGGTGGCAGAATCAACACTTCAGAGTTTGGTGGTGACAGAATTGAGATGGGAGCTACTTGGATCCATGGTATAGGAGGCAGCCCTGTTCACCAAATTGCTCAAGAAATCCATGCACTAGAGTCTGACAAGCCATGGGAGTGCATGGATGGCTTCTCGGATGAGCCTAAGACCATTGCTGAAGGTGGTTTCCAGTTAAATGCCTCTATTGTTGACCCCATATCGACCCTTTTCAAGAACTTGATGGATTTTGCTCAGGGAAAGCTGACTGAAGACAGTGCAGGCAGTGGAGATGTTCGTTACTATAATTTTGCAGCTAAAGCAGCATCCAAAGGTTGTACAAGCAATGGTGGATTTGGTAACAAAAGTGTCGGTGCTTTTCTTAGACAAGGCCTGGATGCTTATTGGGATTCTTCCAAGGACCGTGAGGAGCTCAGAGGATATGGTAAATGGAGCAGAAAGTTGCTGGGAGAAGCCATTTTTGCCATGCATGAAGACACCCAAAGGACTTATACTTCAGCTGGTGATCTGTTGACTCTAGATTTTGAAGCAGAAAGCGAGTACCGCATGTTTCCTGGCGAAGAAATCACCATTTCCAAAGGCTACTTGAGCATAATCGAATATCTTGCATCTGTTCTTCCTCCTGGAGTTATCCAATTAGGCCGCAAAGTCTCAAGAATTGAATGGCAACCTGAGAGTCATCAATCTGTAGAAATGGCAAACGGTTATGATTCCAGGCCTGTGAAGATACACTTCTTTGATGGATCGGTTATGTTAGCTGATCATGTGATAGTCACAGTTTCACTGGGGGTCCTAAAAGCTGGAACTTGCCAAGATTCAGGTATGTTCAATCCTCCCCTTCCTTCTTTCAAGACACAGGCTATAACAAGACTCGGATATGGTGTTGTTAACAAGTTGTTTCTCCAACTGTGTCCAACTGGTAAGCGAAAAGCCAATGATATGAACAAATTTCCTTCCTTGCAAATGGTTTTTCATCGTTCAGACTCCGACTTAAGGCATAAAAAGATCCCATGGTGGATGAGGAGGACAGCTTCTCTGTCTcccatttataaaaattcaagtGTCCTGCTATCATGGTTTGCAGGGAAAGAAGCTCTTGAGCTTGAAACACTTAGTGATGAAGAGATTATAAACGGAGTTACAACCACAGTGTCTAGTTTATTATCACAACCCCACGCGGCAGTGAAGTCCAATTCTCATGAATTCTGCAACGGGAATTTGAAATCTGTAGAGAGCTTGGGTGACAGTGAAGTAAGATTTGCTAAGGTTTTGAAGAGCAAATGGGGTCGTGATCCTCTATTCTTGGGATCTTACAGTTATGTCGCGGTTGGATCAAGTGGTgatgatttggacacaatggCTGAACCATTACCAAAGGTTGGGAGCTCTGAGTCAGCTGGTGTGCATCCACTTCAAATTTTGTTTGCTGGGGAGGCTACACACAGAACCCACTATTCTACTACCCATGGAGCTTATTTTAGTGGTCTAAGGGAAGCCAATAGGCTTCTGCAACACTACCATTGTGTTGGAGTTTAG